Proteins co-encoded in one Montipora capricornis isolate CH-2021 chromosome 12, ASM3666992v2, whole genome shotgun sequence genomic window:
- the LOC138026811 gene encoding uncharacterized protein: MEDEEALPFSMPCQVDENVQDRGSRPLPVLEKACMMQGQASAEINIVDEIATNDSMHWQMNLQVKQDQQNDEECLPKGTELDQWFENQALSEAVSSVNVDQMDAQNPSIQEILEASRLNKNKDILQLLDEIGSGNSAVLGGHYWQDVGCNEFATESTESFSVGEAEECHHFSDCQPFRPFVEPLPLVVPPIPVSSCSLGQPGDGSIWAGQSSTDSLRGLAVECIQAGEAFSLGQSNQEIRELNDEIKKQEEKKRKRRERNKQCSREFRRKQKVREQLLTRGKAEKEQLLVERHKRMEKTTKILTKIANSSGACEKGRAIINMVANLINKENLPRAKGTCNLAPASSYTKTQGV, translated from the exons ATGGAGGACGAAGAGGCATTGCCTTTCTCAATGCCCTGTCAAGTTGACGAGAACGTCCAGGACAGAGGCAGTAGACCGTTGCCAGTACTAGAAAAGGCTTGTATGATGCAAGGACAAGCGTCAGCCGAAATTAATATTGTGGATGAAATTGCAACTAACGATTCCATGCACTGGCAAATGAATCTTCAAGTCAAACAGGATCAACAAAATGACGAAGAGTG TCTTCCAAAAGGAACAGAGTTAGACCAATGGTTTGAAAATCAAGCATTATCGGAGGCTGTGAGTTCCGTTAATGTGGATCAAATGGATGCCCAGAACCCGTCTATTCAAGAAATACTTGAAGCAAGTCGCTTGAACAAGAATAAGGACATTTTGCAACTACTTG ATGAAATTGGATCGGGGAATTCAGCCGTTTTGGGTGGACATTACTGGCAAGATGTGGGATGCAATGAATTTGCTACAGAGAGCACAGAGAGCTTCTCAGTTGGTGAAGCTGAAGAATGCCACCATTTCAGTGACTGCCAGCCTTTTAGGCCGTTTGTAGAACCACTGCCCCTTGTTGTACCTCCAATACCGGTCAGCAGCTGCAGTCTTGGACAACCGGGAGATGGCAGCATTTGGGCGGGTCAAAGTTCCACAGATTCATTACGAGGGCTGGCAGTTGAGTGTATTCAAGCTGGTGAAGCTTTTTCATTGGGCCAGTCAAATCAAGAAATTCGAGAATTGAATGATGAAATT aagaagcaagaagagaagaaaCGTAAAAGGAGAGAGAGAAATAAGCAATGCAGCAGAGAATTTCGCAGAAAGCAAAAGGTGAGGGAACAGCTATTAACAAGAGGCAAGGCCGAGAAGGAACAGCTTTTGGTTGAGCGACACAAGAGAATggaaaagacaacaaaaattcTCACCAAAATTGCCAACAGCAGTGGGGCATGTGAAAAGGGGAGAGCAATCATCAATATGGTGGCCAACTTGATCAACAAGGAAAATTTACCTCGTGCAAAAGGGACATGTAATTTAGCTCCTGCCAGCAGCTACACCAAAACACAGGGAGTATAG